The proteins below are encoded in one region of Natrialbaceae archaeon AArc-T1-2:
- a CDS encoding IclR family transcriptional regulator: protein MMGKLGRNKLSSGGVDPYIAAVNCWPLLDHAERTSVPFVTFNRIDASDRDFGSGIVGTLLVVRFIGRNMASDVRISAVEKTVDVVRTLDALDGATATQVAEELDVPISTAHDYLQSLETVGMVTRINQMYQPSLRFLKYGEAQKRRIDEFVKGEEVMQDLAAKTDEHISLIVEERGRCVLVHVEEGENSVSFRSYPGIEMYMHATAPGKAMLAAMRDEEVAAVLDRYGLPQMTPNTITDRETLLTEIEEIRETGVATDTSELIEDLYCVGAPIHNRQSDRISALSICIPTARAKEESYRQEIQNAVMEFANIIQVNVNYS, encoded by the coding sequence ATGATGGGAAAGTTGGGTAGAAACAAACTTTCGAGTGGCGGTGTCGACCCGTATATCGCCGCAGTGAATTGCTGGCCGTTACTCGATCACGCCGAACGAACGAGTGTCCCGTTCGTTACCTTCAACCGGATCGATGCTTCTGACAGGGATTTTGGATCGGGTATTGTCGGAACGCTATTAGTCGTTCGATTCATTGGTAGAAACATGGCATCAGATGTCCGAATCAGTGCAGTCGAAAAAACCGTGGATGTCGTCAGGACACTCGACGCGCTCGACGGTGCGACCGCGACCCAGGTAGCCGAGGAACTCGACGTTCCCATCAGCACCGCACACGATTACCTCCAGAGTCTCGAGACGGTGGGGATGGTTACGCGGATCAACCAGATGTACCAACCGAGCTTGCGGTTCCTGAAGTATGGCGAAGCCCAGAAGAGACGAATCGACGAGTTCGTAAAGGGCGAAGAGGTCATGCAAGACCTGGCGGCGAAGACCGACGAGCACATTAGCCTCATCGTAGAAGAGCGAGGTCGATGTGTACTGGTACACGTTGAGGAAGGTGAAAACTCCGTTTCCTTCCGGTCTTATCCCGGTATCGAAATGTACATGCACGCGACCGCCCCCGGGAAAGCCATGCTAGCGGCTATGCGGGACGAAGAAGTTGCGGCTGTTCTCGACCGATACGGCCTCCCGCAGATGACGCCGAATACGATCACTGACCGTGAGACCCTTCTAACGGAAATTGAGGAGATTCGCGAGACCGGGGTCGCTACCGACACGTCGGAGCTAATCGAGGACCTCTACTGTGTCGGTGCTCCGATTCACAACCGCCAGTCCGATCGTATTTCGGCGTTGAGTATCTGTATCCCGACGGCACGGGCCAAAGAAGAGAGCTACAGACAGGAGATACAGAACGCGGTGATGGAGTTCGCCAATATTATCCAGGTCAACGTCAACTACTCTTGA
- a CDS encoding 1,2-phenylacetyl-CoA epoxidase subunit PaaC: protein MGTSTDDTVDPEEALKSKLDEGHMIEDPSEATEVYRKVLTETTNIAGDLEMMSFVIYYPALLQAPSIETKIQAAQAIHDELGHAVLQYAVVEDFGGDTQELIMDRDPEEWKTFFMTEWANESWYEFAVAQALGDRAGRMTTVDLEEHCSYAPYSRSLQKVNFEQQWHVKNGERNMRKLVESGEEHKERIQEVVDFFFPLAAEWFGTTDDKKKRWTQLDYHIRGHTNDEMRQKWLAEVVPMLEDMGLEVPAHYDEDADEYVLEYEYPVLYDYERGEWDLENHATWEEKFEQWRQGGPDKIGGISRLQEEVWGEDLWQANDEWVRQYLGA from the coding sequence ATGGGAACCAGCACAGATGATACTGTGGATCCCGAGGAAGCCCTAAAGTCGAAACTTGACGAGGGCCACATGATCGAGGATCCATCCGAGGCAACCGAGGTGTACCGAAAGGTGCTGACCGAGACGACGAACATTGCAGGTGACCTCGAGATGATGTCGTTCGTCATCTACTATCCGGCACTCTTGCAGGCACCCTCTATCGAGACGAAGATCCAGGCCGCCCAAGCTATCCATGACGAACTCGGACACGCAGTGTTGCAGTACGCCGTCGTCGAAGACTTCGGTGGCGACACGCAGGAACTCATCATGGACCGTGATCCCGAGGAATGGAAGACGTTTTTCATGACTGAATGGGCCAACGAGAGCTGGTACGAGTTCGCCGTGGCGCAGGCGCTTGGCGACCGTGCTGGCCGGATGACAACGGTCGATCTCGAAGAACATTGCTCGTATGCACCGTACTCCCGTTCGCTGCAGAAGGTCAACTTCGAACAGCAGTGGCACGTGAAAAACGGCGAACGAAACATGCGAAAACTCGTGGAGAGCGGAGAAGAGCACAAAGAGCGCATCCAGGAAGTGGTAGACTTTTTCTTCCCACTGGCCGCCGAGTGGTTCGGGACGACCGACGACAAGAAAAAGCGCTGGACGCAGTTGGACTACCACATCCGTGGCCACACCAACGACGAGATGCGCCAGAAGTGGCTCGCAGAAGTCGTGCCCATGTTGGAAGACATGGGTCTCGAGGTTCCCGCCCACTACGACGAGGATGCCGACGAGTACGTCCTCGAGTACGAGTATCCCGTCCTCTACGACTACGAACGGGGCGAATGGGACCTCGAGAACCACGCCACCTGGGAGGAGAAGTTCGAACAGTGGCGCCAGGGTGGCCCCGACAAGATAGGCGGGATCAGCCGACTCCAGGAGGAAGTCTGGGGAGAAGACCTCTGGCAGGCCAATGATGAGTGGGTGAGACAGTATCTGGGGGCTTGA
- a CDS encoding metal-sulfur cluster assembly factor, translating to MSATDHSSATEQAIVDALESVEDPHVPVSLREMGMLGDVEFEDGLASVDIVFPCLGCPAYQMIIEDVENALETVDGVSDTDVGVTWAESWSKDRMTKNARERMQDIGIQL from the coding sequence ATGAGTGCAACTGACCACAGCTCGGCGACCGAACAGGCCATCGTCGACGCGTTGGAATCCGTAGAGGACCCTCACGTTCCGGTCAGCCTCCGGGAAATGGGAATGCTCGGCGACGTCGAGTTCGAAGACGGTCTCGCCTCAGTCGACATCGTCTTTCCCTGTTTGGGCTGTCCAGCCTACCAGATGATCATTGAAGACGTCGAGAATGCCCTCGAGACTGTCGACGGCGTGTCCGACACGGACGTCGGCGTCACCTGGGCAGAGTCCTGGTCGAAAGACCGTATGACTAAGAACGCACGAGAACGAATGCAGGACATCGGTATTCAACTGTAA
- a CDS encoding Phenylacetic acid catabolic protein: MTSPDELSDDALETLTDELLCIADTKRVLGNWHILVLPNGRSITDFNAISALTQEELGHTRSLYQLLEDSDTGLDAHQLDVGRDTDEIRYAKTLTEPPQSWVDYIVTSYLVEHAVWNLLRTFEDSAFAELAGLVQKIGEEERYHQMYAEGWLEVLVEEESEEVTQRFAERLPAMYQWLLTGDSGPLVDAGVRTADVADAREAFKSSVTPFLANQGVDVSGLLTDIEVPDSWDASSRRPGHEEPTGRLQQLLATENTEIARAIQ; the protein is encoded by the coding sequence ATGACCTCACCAGACGAACTCTCTGACGACGCGCTCGAAACGCTCACCGACGAGTTGCTTTGTATCGCTGATACGAAGCGAGTACTCGGCAACTGGCACATCCTAGTCCTTCCCAATGGTCGGTCCATCACCGACTTCAACGCGATCAGTGCTCTCACACAGGAGGAACTCGGTCACACTCGATCGCTGTACCAGTTACTCGAGGACAGCGACACCGGTCTCGACGCCCACCAGCTGGACGTCGGCAGAGATACAGACGAGATCCGATACGCGAAAACGCTCACCGAACCACCGCAGTCCTGGGTGGACTACATCGTAACGAGCTATCTGGTCGAACACGCCGTCTGGAATCTCTTGCGTACCTTCGAGGATTCGGCCTTCGCGGAACTGGCCGGCCTCGTCCAGAAGATCGGCGAGGAAGAGCGCTACCACCAGATGTACGCTGAAGGATGGCTGGAAGTCCTCGTCGAGGAGGAATCCGAAGAGGTAACCCAACGGTTCGCGGAACGGCTTCCAGCGATGTATCAGTGGCTGCTCACCGGCGACAGCGGCCCACTCGTCGACGCCGGAGTGCGTACGGCTGACGTCGCCGACGCCCGCGAGGCCTTCAAGTCGTCCGTTACGCCGTTTCTGGCCAACCAGGGTGTAGACGTTTCCGGTTTGCTGACAGACATCGAAGTGCCCGACAGCTGGGACGCGAGTTCCCGGCGGCCAGGCCACGAGGAACCGACCGGTCGCCTCCAGCAGCTCCTGGCGACGGAGAACACCGAGATCGCGAGGGCCATCCAGTGA